Part of the Candidatus Poribacteria bacterium genome is shown below.
TGTTTTCTTATAAGTCGAAACGGCTGTCGTCCCTGCCACAGCGGCTTCAACATTTCGAAGCCGATCATCAATAGATTGCGTGTCTGATCGGACATCAGCAATCTGTGTCTTAACATCTGAAATCTGTGTCTTGACATCAGCAATCTGCGTTTGCATATCAGATTTGACATCAGCAATCTGTATTTGTATATCAGATTTGACATCAGTAATCTGTGTTTGTATATCAGCAATCTGCGTTTGCATATCAGATTTGACATTAGCAATCTGCGTTTGCATATCAGATTTGACATTAGCAATCTGTGCCTTGAGTTCCGAAGACTGATTTTGTATATCAGAACGCAATAACTCAAACATCTCTTTAGTTGTTATCGTGTTATCGTTCACCTTTTTTTCTCCATTTGTCCACAAGCCGAAGGTTCGGAGTTTTAGACCTAAAGAAAATGTAGATCAAAAATTAGAGATGTCTAACTGTTAGACTTCGCCGTCCCAATAACTCAGACTCGGATCTTTACGGTAAATCTTTCCGACGACGTAAGGTAGTACTTTATTGGAATCAGGATATTCGCTTACGTCGTGTGGTGTAGTCGTACCGAGAATGAATAGCGTGACTGGGGCATCGCTGCTATTCAAAAACTTATGTGCGCCAATTGTGCCCGGCGGAAAGGCGATGAAATCACCTTCCGTTACTTCCACATCGCCTCGTGGGGTCTTGAGTGTACAGGAGCCTTCCATCACATAGCACATCTCCTCGCCGAAGTTGTGGAAATGCATGGGGAAACTCATCTTATCCGGTTGGAGACGGATCACGCGGTATCCCAAATTTTTGCCACCGATGAGTGGATCAATGTCTTTGTCCTCGAAGTCGTAAGGATGAGGGGCGTTTTTATATTGCCACTCTATTTCATCAATATGGATTCGGTTGATATAGATATCTCGACGCGCTTGCAGGCAATCAACGAGGTGTTGGCGTGCGTCTTTAAAGATAGAGTGACCGTCACCGACGAGAATCGTATTGAAGCGGAGTGCTAAAATTTTGCGGAGTTCAAGTGCTGCTTTCGGCGGATCACTCAGTTTACTATCGGCAAGTAGTGTCAGTGCTCCCATCGGTTCACCCACTACGAGGTCTCCGAACAAGACGGTCTGTTTCTCTGGAAAATAAAGGGCGATTTCACCCGGACTTTTCCCGTGTCTGAGATGAATGGCGTGTAAGCCCGGCACAATCGCCTCACGGTCCTGAACCGTTCGAGTCGGTGTGATGTTCAACGCATCCGCATCGGCTTCATGCACAATCACATCGGCCCCTGTCCATTCTTGAAACGCAGCAGCTTCGCGTTCATGATCGGCATTGGTCAGCACAATTGATTTTGCGCCGCCAAGTGCGGTCAGGTGCTCTCGATCATCCTCAGAGATTGGGACCGGATCTATCAGAATATTTCCGTCCGAGCGCACCCACAAATGTCCGTTAAAATCTATCTGTCGCTCTGGACTAAAAACCCCCCAAGTGTATATATCTTCAAAAATCGAACGTTTCATTGTTGTTTACCCTTTGAAACAAGTCCGTAGACCTCAAGTTCATGTATGAAGGCTCTGCCTAACTTTATTTGCGGCACAATTGCGCCACGCCTCGGATCATACCGACTGGCTTGTTTTTCATCATCGGTGGTGCCGCTGACGTAGATTCGGATTGCATCTGTCACAACACCACTGACACGCATTTTAATGATTGGACTTTCGTTGTTCTGAATCTGCATAATTGCACGCCAACGTCCTTCGCCTTCCAATTTCTCGTATATCATGGCGTTTATAATATTAGTCCCGTTGATGGTAATCCGATGAATCGCCTTTTCTGTGGGTAAGTTTAGATGAATCCATCGTCCGTTGGTGTATCCTCTCGTCTTCACATTGCCATCTATCATTTCAGGTGAGGTGCAAGTGACCCCTTCTGTAACGGCGTAATTGTAGAGCTCCTGCGGTTCTATCAGCATTTGCAGTGCCTTGGATTGGCACCCTGCAAGGAATGCTATTGCAAAAAACGTTATGAAAATAGAAAGGTAACGTCGCATCTTTCCCTCCCGCTTGATGTTTTCACTTTTCAAGATATTATACCACATTTCTCGGTTTCTTTAAAGCGGAATTTTACGAAAATCGTTGCTTTAAAACGGCACTCCACATATAATGCCTTATCTGTATTCATAAGTATAGTGACCTCTAAAAATAATGAGACACATTTTGGAAGACGGACGAGGAAACCTTGAAGAAACACCCAAGCAAAAACCCCCTACGAACCGTCTTCTGTTAAAGATAAAATGTCTATTTAATTGTTGGTTTTACTATAAAAGGAGAAGACACAATGTATAAAAGCGCGATATTGGGATGCCGCGGCCGTGCACGTGGACACGCACGCGCCTACGAACACGTCAAGGGCGGGAAACTCGCCGCGATCTGCGACATGAAAGAAGACCTACTCAACGATTTCGGTGATGAATTTGGCATTGACGCTCGCTACACCGATCTCGATGAGATGCTTTCAAAAGAAAAACCGGATCTGCTACACATCGTTACCGCACCGGTGCTACGCGGTAGCAATGAACGTATCCGCTATCCGCTAATGAACCAGGCTTCTGAACACGGTGTACCTGCAGCAATCGTCGAAAAACCGATCGCCGTTGAAAGCGAAGATTGGCGGCAGATATCCGAGCTTGCCGAACATACTAAAACGAAGTTCGTTGTCAATACACAACTCAATTTCCATCCGCAGAACCTCGCCCTCAAGCGTGATGTCGCGGAAGGTAAAATCGGTGCGATTAAATTTATTGAGGCAAGCGCGCGTAATCCTCCCGTTGACCAAGCACCACACGTCCTACAACTCGTGTCGTCCTATATTGACAACTCACAGCCCGTGAAGGTCCAAGGGCAAATTTCGGGGACAGGACAACTCGATTCTGCGCAACCCTCACCCGCAAACGCTACCGCTTTGGTTACTTACGCAAATGGCGTGCAAACCTCCGTTGCGTTCGGGCCGGAGATGGCACCACGCGTGCTTCCTGACACTGGAAATAACCGACATAAGCGCGTGTGTGTGTTCGGTGAACAAGGGTTTGTCCATTGGCGGTTTGAGAGTTGGGAACGGCATCTACCGGGAAGTGGATATGAAGGCGGCGACCTGAACTACGGCGCGCAGGATGTCATCGCCCAGGGTGGACTCACGGACGCGGTTTTTGAGTGGCTTGACGACGAAAGTAAAGTGCATCCGACACATCTCAAGCAATCTCTCGCCGAATTCAACCTGCTTTTGGGAATTTATTATAGCGGTCTGACAAACACCGTCGTTGAATTGCCGTTCGATCCACCAGATGGAATGATTGACATGTTCAGAGAACGGCTTTAGAGGTAGTAGGCGCGCCGTTCACCGTTCCTTCACAGGCACCTTTCACGCATCCTAAAAGAATAGGACTTACGCAATTTTCTAATGAGTACCTTACCGACCGCACGCCGCTGGCGAGGTTTGAAACCTCGCCAGTAAAGAAAGCTGCATAAGTCCTGAAGAGATAACCCTCATGAATAACATTATCTACATGGACAATCACGCCACAACACCGGTTGCACCCGAAGTGTTAGAGGCAATGCTGCCTTACCTTACCACGCATTTCGGTAACGCCTCCAGCACACACCCGTTTGGTCTTGCTGCAAAGAACGCAGTAGACCAGGCGCGCCATCAGGTCGCTGAATTACTCGGTTGTTCAGCAGAAGAGATTATCTTCACCAGTGGCGCGACCGAGTCGGACAATCTCGCTGTCAGAGGAATCGCCTACGCCTTTAAAGAAAAGGGTAACCACATCATTACAAGTGCCGCCGAGCATCACGCAATCCTTGATACCTGCCACGCTTTGGCAGCAGAAGGGTTCAAAACGACATATCTTCCGGTGGACAAGTATGGGAGGGTAAGTCCTGACGATGTTGCAGCCGCGATAACCCCAAAGACCATTTTGATGAGTTTCATGTATGCGAATAACGAAGTCGGCACGATAAATCCTATTACCGACATTGCCGCTGTTGCTGCCAAACATGACGTGCTTTTTCATTCAGACGCTGTGCAGGGAATCGGACAGCTGCCCTCGAATATGACGGCACTCGGCTTAGATCTCGCATCTCTGACGGCACATAAAATTTACGGTCCCAAGGGTATCGGCGCGCTTTACGTCCGGAGAAACTGTTCTCAACCGCGTTCGCTTTTCTATGGTGGTGGTCAGGAGGAGGGTGTTCGTCCGGGTACCTTGAATGTCCCCGGAATCGTCGGCTTAGGAGCAGCGTGTGAACTTTCTAAAAAATATATGGAGATGGGAAAAAGTCGTGTGGCAACCTTACGCGACGCACTCCATCAGAAATTAGGCATACACTTGGATGATCTTCACCTCAACGGGCATCCGGAACAGCGTCTGCCCGGCAATTTGAATCTTTGCTTTGCGGGTGTACAGAGCCATGCTTTGCTGATGGGGCTTAAAAGTGCAGCAGTATCAACTGGATCTGCATGTGATTCGGAGTCGGTGAAAGCATCACATGTCTTGGTTGCAATGGGGGTTCCGAACGAACTGGCGTTGACTGCTGTCCGTTTCGGTTTAGGACGCTACAACACTGCTGAAGAGGTTGGCATCGTTGCTGATGAAGTCATAAAAGTCGTCAATCGGTTGCGGGCATTGGCACCTGAATAGTAATGCTTTAAGTCCCTTGCTTCGGTTACGGATGATTTTTGGCGGCGTGTTCGGCAATCAATTCACGCACGGCAGGTACTAACTCTAAAGGAACCTCTATCAGCACATTGGATTCATTCTGCAATGCCATTTCAGCTTCAGCGACGGCTTCATCCTCTGTTTGTTGGTCGTAGTATGCAATGACGCTCTGGACGCGTTCCTCATCCCAACCGGGTGGAAATTCATTTTGTTTTTTCATCGTCAACCTTTCCTTACTATTTCATTGCTAAATCAAAATGATTATAGCGTAAATCGGATTAAGCTGCCAAGAGTATTTTTCTACAGAAACATCCTTCTGATCGTGACACTCTTACTTCTCGCTGGCAGGTCTCCTACCTCCCCTTTTCTCATGTTTACAGGTGTATAAAGTTCTGGCATTCGGTATAATCGTAGGTTGGGTTGAGCGGTAAACCCTCATGAACCGCACATTTTACAGAGAATGTCTATTGCAAGCAACGAGAATCGTATAGAAATAAGAATAGCGAAACCCAACACGCCAAATACGATAGCAGATATGTTGGGTTTCACTTCTGTTCTGGTGTTTTCAGGTGGTTGGTTGTATCTGAAGATTATCGCTTCTATGAGGTCTTCAGTAAGGTCCCGTTCAACCCAACCTACGGGATTTTGACAAAATATTTATACATCCGTGCTGATGGAGTTGTTGAAATTTTCCTGATAATGTGTTACACTTTTATCACGTAGTCTAAGCATCGAGTGAAGGAAAAACGTATGTCATCTATTGCAGCCC
Proteins encoded:
- a CDS encoding cupin domain-containing protein; amino-acid sequence: MKRSIFEDIYTWGVFSPERQIDFNGHLWVRSDGNILIDPVPISEDDREHLTALGGAKSIVLTNADHEREAAAFQEWTGADVIVHEADADALNITPTRTVQDREAIVPGLHAIHLRHGKSPGEIALYFPEKQTVLFGDLVVGEPMGALTLLADSKLSDPPKAALELRKILALRFNTILVGDGHSIFKDARQHLVDCLQARRDIYINRIHIDEIEWQYKNAPHPYDFEDKDIDPLIGGKNLGYRVIRLQPDKMSFPMHFHNFGEEMCYVMEGSCTLKTPRGDVEVTEGDFIAFPPGTIGAHKFLNSSDAPVTLFILGTTTPHDVSEYPDSNKVLPYVVGKIYRKDPSLSYWDGEV
- a CDS encoding cysteine desulfurase family protein; the encoded protein is MNNIIYMDNHATTPVAPEVLEAMLPYLTTHFGNASSTHPFGLAAKNAVDQARHQVAELLGCSAEEIIFTSGATESDNLAVRGIAYAFKEKGNHIITSAAEHHAILDTCHALAAEGFKTTYLPVDKYGRVSPDDVAAAITPKTILMSFMYANNEVGTINPITDIAAVAAKHDVLFHSDAVQGIGQLPSNMTALGLDLASLTAHKIYGPKGIGALYVRRNCSQPRSLFYGGGQEEGVRPGTLNVPGIVGLGAACELSKKYMEMGKSRVATLRDALHQKLGIHLDDLHLNGHPEQRLPGNLNLCFAGVQSHALLMGLKSAAVSTGSACDSESVKASHVLVAMGVPNELALTAVRFGLGRYNTAEEVGIVADEVIKVVNRLRALAPE
- a CDS encoding Gfo/Idh/MocA family oxidoreductase, coding for MYKSAILGCRGRARGHARAYEHVKGGKLAAICDMKEDLLNDFGDEFGIDARYTDLDEMLSKEKPDLLHIVTAPVLRGSNERIRYPLMNQASEHGVPAAIVEKPIAVESEDWRQISELAEHTKTKFVVNTQLNFHPQNLALKRDVAEGKIGAIKFIEASARNPPVDQAPHVLQLVSSYIDNSQPVKVQGQISGTGQLDSAQPSPANATALVTYANGVQTSVAFGPEMAPRVLPDTGNNRHKRVCVFGEQGFVHWRFESWERHLPGSGYEGGDLNYGAQDVIAQGGLTDAVFEWLDDESKVHPTHLKQSLAEFNLLLGIYYSGLTNTVVELPFDPPDGMIDMFRERL